One stretch of Penaeus chinensis breed Huanghai No. 1 chromosome 27, ASM1920278v2, whole genome shotgun sequence DNA includes these proteins:
- the LOC125039626 gene encoding uncharacterized protein LOC125039626, with protein sequence MSVYESEDCGETRRYTFRRIQTTAIRFQVKAAHDVAICLSPDDNEELEDVYEIFIGCWGGGESGIRRLKDEDVCRVETPDIVSDEEFRTFWIKIEHGVIKVGRSGQKHPFMSYTDPNTLLHVTWYGYSTGWGASGEWMFPDDDEGSSSSSSAMSSSDSEAEDINNLEDRPIMYKRPARWVPAKGGYFPKHPVSGGEGPDGEVYVGMAHHEGGYILGMVVPDQGCCYIPFGGEAIAKEEYFVLSNPGTVNINWEPGSKGKVPSGALQGGRSEDGEPLYIGRISVDGVVSVGKVHPSHGVCYVPYNGTEHSHRDYEVLCIQDVPCKI encoded by the exons TGTATGAAAGCGAGGACTGCGGAGAAACGCGCCGGTACACCTTCCGCCGCATCCAGACCACGGCCATCCGGTTCCAGGTGAAGGCGGCCCACGACGTGGCCATCTGCCTCTCCCCTGACGACAACGAAGAGCTGGAGGATGTATACGAGATCTTCATCGGCTGCTGGGGAGGCGGGGAGTCCGGCATCCGCCGCCTCAAGGACGAGGACGTGTGCCGGGTCGAGACGCCCGACATCGTGAGCGACGAGGAGTTCCGTACTTTCTGGATCAAGATCGAGCACGGCGTCATCAAG GTAGGGCGGTCCGGGCAGAAGCATCCCTTCATGAGCTACACCGACCCCAACACGCTGCTCCACGTCACGTGGTACGGCTACTCCACCGGCTGGGGCGCCTCCGGGGAGTGGATGTTCCCGG ATGACGACGAAggatcctcctcgtcctcctcagccATGTCCTCCTCGGACTCCGAGGCGGAAGATATTAACAACCTCGAAGACAGAC CCATCATGTACAAGCGTCCCGCGCGCTGGGTGCCGGCCAAGGGCGGCTACTTCCCGAAGCATCCTGTGTCCGGCGGCGAGGGTCCCGACGGGGAGGTGTACGTCGGGATGGCGCACCACGAGGGCGGCTACATCCTGGGCATGGTCGTTCCAGACCAGGGATGCTGCTACATACCCTTCGGAGGAGAAGCTATAGCCAAGGAAGAGTATTTT GTGCTGAGCAACCCTGGTACAGTGAATATCAACTGGGAACCAGGGAGCAAAGGCAAGGTTCCCAGTGGAGCTTTGCAGGGGGGCCGATCTGAGGACGGGGAGCCTCTCTACATCGGCAGGATCTCTGTGGACGGCGTGGTGTCTGTCGGCAAG GTGCACCCAAGCCACGGGGTTTGCTACGTTCCCTACAACGGCACTGAACACTCCCATCGCGACTACGAGGTCCTTTGCATTCAGGACGTGCCGTGCAAAATCTGA